The following DNA comes from Mugil cephalus isolate CIBA_MC_2020 chromosome 6, CIBA_Mcephalus_1.1, whole genome shotgun sequence.
GAAAGTTTAGTGTTGTGGAGAAGCCAGCCCACTTTGGTTGGTCACTAGACGATGCCACTAGCTGGGTAAAGGCAGTAACTTTGTTTGTGTGGTATGATGACCAGTTGCGTATCTATTATGTCATGTGTACTTGCTTTTATGCTTAGGTTTGCACATTTAGCTGCTGTTGTATGGCCTGAATGACACAGTTCACTTGAACTTgctctctctttcacttttgAGTGACGTTGTTTCCACCTTGTGCCCCAACCGCAATCTGAAGCAGTTGAAGTTTTGTGTGACAACGTTGCATGTTGTTGCAACTTTGTCACACAAAAGACAGCTGAGTTTAAAACGGAGGTTGTGATGCTTCCGTTTTAGCATCAGTTTCTGTGAATACTAGCTTGTGGATATTTATTTGCCAAAAAGGACCCTGAAAaggagcctttttatttttgccatgcAGAATTTAAGATATTCTTATTTCCAAAAATACCTGACGCCACATGGAAAAGATATCCACCGGCTTTGTTAATTTATGTTTACCTTTCCCAGACTCAATGTTTTCACAAAATGGTTATAAATGTAACTGAGCGGATGACTGCTTGAAGGGGTCAAAAGTCACAAAAGCCTCTGCATGCATCTAATAAGTACTACATGTATTTCACTTCCAAACgctaaaaagaagaagaaaaagaaaattatttttgctACAGACCACACGGCAGCTGAAGGTTGTGCAGAGCTTGCAGCAGATCTGCAGCAACTGgtcacacacacctacacagcACTTTACAACCTTTGCAGAAGTTAGCTGtgttatataaatgtattatcGGTGACCGCATAGAATAGTTAATAATGCATCAAACAGAATATGGAAACCTGCTGTTTCATCGCAGACAAACCAGAATGAGGACAGTTGAACATTTTACATAGCACTTTGCAGTTGTTATTTGGTTTTCATTGatggcccctccccctccccgtcagttttacattttgtcctTGGAGCACTCTCAGtgattttagtttgttctttaacggccttttaaataaaatgaaatcaaataagATACTACTAGTTAACTTTTGTCAGATGAgcttaaaacatgaacatgaaagcaactgtttttttcatttagctcTATGGGCTCTTGTGAAATATCTCACCTTCATGTTGCAACAGATATCTGTGAAAAGTTGATGACTAACTGCAGATGAAGTTTCCAGCTTCACCTTTCACAATCACGGGTGCTAAACTGCTATCACCATTGCAAATCTCGCATTTAACCACGGTGCTACAATATGAGAGCTGTCTGTGTCTTTAAAGCCCAGTGCGCTGAAAATTTAAGTAAGAGAATTTTTTACCTGCAGTACTATTCAgttgcatgcaaacacaaatctAGACATACGGCCAGTAACATAGTCATCAACTAAAAGAACTTTAAATGTAAGCCTGAGAGGTACAGCGAATGTTCATTGAACCATTGTTTTTATGTATAATTACGACACAGAAGGACACATCGGTTCTGCAAAATGATGCTAGTTACACAATTAATAAAATCGATAGCGAAATATTCACTTTTATCTTTAGCTTTTTCAGCatagcaacacaaaacaagctAATATCAAAAACGGAACATACCACAATCTGCTTCCCTTCAAATTTATTTGGTGATGTAGCAAAGCTGCATAATTGGCGAAAATGCTCCACAAACTggcacaaatgtaaaatatcttGCTTAGACAAATGCAGATATTAGTAATGTTGTTTATCCTGTGAAACTGAAGTAACCTTAACCTGCACTGTATTATAATACTCACTTGTTTTGCATAAATTCGTGTTCCCCACCCTTTCAATAATCTAAAACTccattcattgtcatttttgaaCCCCGACATTCTCCATCTATTTCATGTTTCATGGTTCTCCTTTACTTACACCTGTAATGCATATGCAACCATGTCAAAACCTtaagcaacaacacaacaccaatgTTCCTTCATTTTGGAATGTGACAGTCTTGATAAATCATCGTTTTCAGCTCAAGATTTTAACATTGATGTTCACATCATCCTAGCTCTGAAAGTAATGGGTATACTGTACATACTTTAAACCTAACCCTTAAAGGCCTTTCATTTGTGTAGATTGGTGTCCTAGGAGAAAACACTGATTTgctttctcactttctttctATTTAGTTGCGAAAGCCAAATACTTAGATTGACATGAGTGAGAGCAACCAGCAGGTTAACACTGAGTTTATTTGTgttctgttgtttattttcatttcacatctcTGTTGTCTCAGTTTCATAAAccgaaaacaaaaaacaaaaacaaaaaaaaacaaacaaacaaaaaaaaaaacgcatagaggcctttcatttgtgtggattgGTGTCCTAAGAGAAAACAGTGATTTAGTTCAACAAGCGACTGACAAAGTGAATAGAACAAGGCAGTACTATAAAGACATAACAATCCCAAAACATTAAATCACTCAGcattgctttttcttcagaatgtCTTTGACCCACGGGAGGAATTTTGATATGTCCGTATAGACGTTGGGCACATCTGGGTAGTCACAGTTGGACTTATTGTTAAAGGAAACAATACCGACTGCCACCTTGCCCTTGTACACCAGAGGGCCTCCAGAATCACCCtgcaagaagaaaatgttttaactgGTATTTCACCAATAATGAACCATGTTTTGTATGAGAGGATAGAAATCCTACCTGACAAGCtcctttgtttattttgtatccACCGGCACAGATAACATTAGCAGGAAGTTTATCCCACAACTTCTGACATGTTTGCCAGCCTACGATGGGAACATCCACCACTTGCAGCTCGTCAACCATTTGACCACGGGTTTGTGTGTACCCCCATCCAGCTACcgtgcacacttttttttctttcaggggcTTTTGATCAGTTGGAAGTTTAATTGGCTTGATTGATTTTTTGCCCAGACGAGCTTTCCTAgacagctggagacaaaattaaaaatgcatgggATTGACTTCTTTCACTTcacattatacatttttttagtgtatatacacacatgtaaatACACACGTAAATACACACTTATAAAAAAGCCGGTATAAGCAACAAGCAGCAACAGTAGAGATCaatgtgcacatgcatgaaCATTGTCTCACTTTACCTGACTGAGTTTCAACCAGCTGCTGAGGAAGAGTTGTCATTCTTACTTTAGTAACTGTGACAGTACAATAGTGTAAAAATACCATGTAACAAGTACGAGCAGGTCAATCAAAATCatccttgaaataaaaaatagtattATAGCATCAAAATATTCTTCTTAAAGTGATGTTGAAAGTAAATGCAATAGCATGTAGGGTGCATCATTTTAGAGCCACTTATAATATTGGATTGTAATTACTGATTCAATAATGTAATGACGCATGTATTGTTGAAGCTGGAGCAAAATGTAATCACATTGCTGTATACATGGCTGAACAGcctaatctaaaataaaatagcatAATTGATTAGTTGGCTATTGTTTCATATTAATAATCTGTCTGCAgctttaatgtaaatgtagcaCCACAGAGAGAGACTACATTAAAAGAACATATTACATTAGAgtttttaacacagtttaaGACCGTAATGCTTCATTTTTACTCTAAAAGCGACCAATATCCACTGAGACTCTGAGGTTGATGAGGTTCTGACTTACTTTGAGGAGCATGATGTCATTCCCAGATGACATTGTTTTATAAGAAGGGTGTTTGCACCTCTTTGTGACACTGTATCTCATCGTGGCATCATCAACTTTCTTGAGATTGTGCGTTCCCAGAACAACACTTGTAGGATTCCTGCACCAACAATCATTTCAAGACCACTTAACTTCAATTACCCTCtgtggtaacactttctatgaaggttgtatttataatgccctatgaatgcactcataatgttttataaggtgtctataaagcattataatggtcattattaccatctatacatattcacaagtcattATAACCAACTtctgatgcattatgacaactgattatgaatgattataatttaaatctaaatagtgcattataaatatgtcagtatctgcctagtcacttgttagttttataatgaatcataactactttgctttgctaaatgtacatagtgatgcataatgagttttgacttcgcctatagtgctttatatctgtagttataagtatatgtaataaagttataataatgtatacatctccctacagcacacacttataaacatctatgcaatatcataagtgctatttgtcagcgctaagtaaagtgacaagaatatgacactattattaacagatataagttactatgagtaattaaaaggtgcaatgaactaagtcctgagtctggcatctttaccccatatg
Coding sequences within:
- the LOC125008858 gene encoding granzyme B-like codes for the protein MDVLNTFLMILVLICLRQNALGSEIINGKKAKKSSMKYMASVQTDKGHKCGGFLVSEDFVMTAAHCDEWNPTSVVLGTHNLKKVDDATMRYSVTKRCKHPSYKTMSSGNDIMLLKLSRKARLGKKSIKPIKLPTDQKPLKEKKVCTVAGWGYTQTRGQMVDELQVVDVPIVGWQTCQKLWDKLPANVICAGGYKINKGACQGDSGGPLVYKGKVAVGIVSFNNKSNCDYPDVPNVYTDISKFLPWVKDILKKKQC